One stretch of Daphnia pulicaria isolate SC F1-1A chromosome 8, SC_F0-13Bv2, whole genome shotgun sequence DNA includes these proteins:
- the LOC124312690 gene encoding ATP synthase subunit e, mitochondrial-like → MAALAPVQVSPLIKFGRWSALLLGIMWGSHRYNTLKASETAWRVEEAERKIVKDAHKATEKTRLNREELLYLADQAGVKVPPNF, encoded by the exons ATGGCCGCTCTTGCTCCAGTCCAAGTCTCTCCCCTGATCAAG TTTGGTCGCTGGTCAGCCCTGTTGCTGGGTATCATGTGGGGATCTCATCGTTACAATACTCTGAAGGCTTCTGAAACTGCTTGGAGAGTAGAAGAAGCTGAACGAAAGATTGTCAAGGATGCCCACAAGGCTACAGAGAAGACAAGATTGAACCGTGAAGAACTCTTGTATTTAGCTGATCAGGCTGGTGTCAAAGTACCTCCAAATTTCTAA